A segment of the Clostridia bacterium genome:
CCCCCAGAGCAGTGAGAACCGACCGGAATGGATTGCTGGTCAACCCGTCCATGGCAAGCTTAAGGTTATCGGCCGGCCTCACTGTAATGCACCTCCTGGCGGGGAGAACCTGTCTTCAACGCACAGCCCGTCTCTGAATGTGAGCACCCTGGGGGTATAGCGCGCAATGTCGGGCTCATGGGTTACGATTATCACTGTTATGCCCTTCTTGTTCATGTCGGTCAGGACGTCCATTATCTCGTAGCTAGATCTACTATCGAGGTTGCCGGTGGGCTCATCGGCCAGAACCAGCCGGGGTCTGCTCACCAAAGCGCGGGCTATTGCCACCCTCTGCTGCTGCCCCCCTGATAGTTCACTTGGTCGGTGCCTCGCCCGATCCGCAAGCCCCACCATCTGAAGCGCACGCAGGGCTTCATCGCGCCTCTTGCGGGGGTGCATGCCCGCGTAGATCAAGGGCAACTCCACATTGCCCAGAGCATTCAGCTTCGGCAGCAGGTTGAACGACTGGAATACGAACCCTATAGTGCTGTTCCTAGCTTGGGCAAGCTGGTTCGAACTGAGGCCTTCAACTGGCCGCCCCTCCAACTTGTACTGGCCGGAAGTCGGCTTGTCCAGGCAACCCAGGATGTTCATCAGTGTGGATTTGCCTGAGCCCGAATGTCCCATGATGGACACGAACTCTCCCTCGTCCACCTTGAGATTCACCCCCCGGAGAGCGCGGACCTCAACCGAGCTCTTGCCCATGGAGTAGGTCCTAGTCACATCCTTAAGCTCAATGATGCTCAATGCCGTCACCCCTATCTTCCAGCAGGCCCGCCGAACCCACCCGGCATTTCGCCCGGCATTCCAGGCATCATCGAAGGCATGGCGGAGTCCGACTGCCGTCCAGTCGTTCTCATTGATCCGCTGGATCGGCTGGAGTTTGACGAGCCTGTAGATGAGCCCATAGACGCGCCCGTGGACGAGCCTGAGGCTCTAGGATTGGCCAACGCGACCGTATCGCCCATGGAGAGGCCCTCCAGTATCTCAGTGCCTGCGCTGGTCTGCATACCGGTTTTCACCTGGCGCATCTCCACGGCGCCGTTGGCACTGTACACTCGGACTCTACTCTCGCCTCGCCGTGTCTCCAGGGCACTATTGGGCACGATAAGTGCATTCTCCACTCGGCCCACCACGATGCTGGCTTCAGCGCTCATTCCAGGCCTGATCTCCTTGGCGGCGTTGTCGAGGCGGATATCGACGTCATACACCACGACCCCCGACTTGGTCTGGCCCATCTTGCTCACGAATCCAACGACTCCGCCATATGCCGTGCTGCCGAGTGCATCAAAAGTCACCTGAGCTGCCTGACCCGCCTGCACTGACCCGATGTCGTACTCGTCGACTGTGACGCGCACGACGACATCGGCAATCTCGGTGATCACTGCCGCAGCACTGGTCGTTGCCACCGACTGCCCAACAGCGCTGTTCAGACTGCTCACCACCCCGGCTACCGGAGCGCAGACCATACTGTCGGCTGACTTAGTGACCAGGCGATCCAGCCTGAGCTGGGATGCCGCCAGCGCCTCTTTGGCTTGCGCCGCGTCTGACTGAGCCGACTTCATCTCAGTCGCAGTGGCAGCCCCCTTATCGTACAAGCCGCGGATCTTCACAAGCTTGTCGTCCGCGTTCCTGAGGCTGTCGCGCTTCTGCCTTGCATCAGACTCCGCCTGCTGCACATCCAACTCGTCACGCTCAAGCCTGAGGAGCACGTCGCCTGCCTGCACCTCGTCGCCTGATTTAACGAGCACCTCGGCCACCATGCCCGCTTTGGCAGGGTAAACGCTAGTTGCACGGAGGGCCTGCACATTCCCTGTGGAGTAGATGTCACTGGAGAGGTCCCCCCGCCTCACCTCGATGGGTATGTAGGGGTTCACTGCAGTGCGCGATGCGGACTTGGATCGACTCCTCCACACAAGACCAACGGCAACAGCTCCCGCAACGAGA
Coding sequences within it:
- a CDS encoding efflux RND transporter periplasmic adaptor subunit; the encoded protein is MKRKRAVAAVILLLVAGAVAVGLVWRSRSKSASRTAVNPYIPIEVRRGDLSSDIYSTGNVQALRATSVYPAKAGMVAEVLVKSGDEVQAGDVLLRLERDELDVQQAESDARQKRDSLRNADDKLVKIRGLYDKGAATATEMKSAQSDAAQAKEALAASQLRLDRLVTKSADSMVCAPVAGVVSSLNSAVGQSVATTSAAAVITEIADVVVRVTVDEYDIGSVQAGQAAQVTFDALGSTAYGGVVGFVSKMGQTKSGVVVYDVDIRLDNAAKEIRPGMSAEASIVVGRVENALIVPNSALETRRGESRVRVYSANGAVEMRQVKTGMQTSAGTEILEGLSMGDTVALANPRASGSSTGASMGSSTGSSNSSRSSGSMRTTGRQSDSAMPSMMPGMPGEMPGGFGGPAGR
- a CDS encoding ABC transporter ATP-binding protein, with amino-acid sequence MGKSSVEVRALRGVNLKVDEGEFVSIMGHSGSGKSTLMNILGCLDKPTSGQYKLEGRPVEGLSSNQLAQARNSTIGFVFQSFNLLPKLNALGNVELPLIYAGMHPRKRRDEALRALQMVGLADRARHRPSELSGGQQQRVAIARALVSRPRLVLADEPTGNLDSRSSYEIMDVLTDMNKKGITVIIVTHEPDIARYTPRVLTFRDGLCVEDRFSPPGGALQ